A genome region from Megalobrama amblycephala isolate DHTTF-2021 linkage group LG18, ASM1881202v1, whole genome shotgun sequence includes the following:
- the zcchc10 gene encoding zinc finger CCHC domain-containing protein 10 isoform X2: MATPMHRLIARRQAEANKQHVRCQKCLEYGHWSYECTGKRKYLYRPSRTAELKKKLKDKENKPSDDLGPGITQRTEKKAKKKSSSSSDSSSSSSDSSSDSSDSSSSSSSSEDSSSDSEDSSSPSSSSSSSSSSSSDSDSDSSSSSDQGPPKKRKKKK, from the exons ATGGCGACTCCCATGCATAGACTGATCGCACGAAGACAAGC GGAGGCAAACAAACAACATGTTCGCTGTCAGAAATGCCTGGAATATGGACACTGGTCCTATGAATGCACTGGGAAAAGAAAGTATCTTTATAGACCTTCCAGGACAGCTGAGTTAAAAAAGAAGCTGAAAGACAAGGAGAACAAACCTTCAGATGATTTGGG ACCTGGAATAACACAGCGCACCGAGAAAAAAGCTAAGAAAAAAAG CTCCAGCAGCAGTGATTCGTCGAGCTCTTCCAGCGACTCTTCCTCAGACAGCAGCGACTCCTCCAGCTCCTCATCCTCGTCTGAAGACAGCAGCAGTGACAGCGAGGACAGCTCCAGCCCTTCCTCCTCGTCCTCCTCCTCGTCTTCCTCCAGCTCTGACTCAGACTCTGATTCCTCAAGCAGTTCTGATCAAGGCCCTCCgaagaagagaaaaaagaagaaatga
- the zcchc10 gene encoding zinc finger CCHC domain-containing protein 10 isoform X1 — protein MATPMHRLIARRQAEANKQHVRCQKCLEYGHWSYECTGKRKYLYRPSRTAELKKKLKDKENKPSDDLGPGITQRTEKKAKKKRSSSSSSSSDSSSSSSDSSSDSSDSSSSSSSSEDSSSDSEDSSSPSSSSSSSSSSSSDSDSDSSSSSDQGPPKKRKKKK, from the exons ATGGCGACTCCCATGCATAGACTGATCGCACGAAGACAAGC GGAGGCAAACAAACAACATGTTCGCTGTCAGAAATGCCTGGAATATGGACACTGGTCCTATGAATGCACTGGGAAAAGAAAGTATCTTTATAGACCTTCCAGGACAGCTGAGTTAAAAAAGAAGCTGAAAGACAAGGAGAACAAACCTTCAGATGATTTGGG ACCTGGAATAACACAGCGCACCGAGAAAAAAGCTAAGAAAAAAAG GTCCTCCTCCAGCTCCAGCAGCAGTGATTCGTCGAGCTCTTCCAGCGACTCTTCCTCAGACAGCAGCGACTCCTCCAGCTCCTCATCCTCGTCTGAAGACAGCAGCAGTGACAGCGAGGACAGCTCCAGCCCTTCCTCCTCGTCCTCCTCCTCGTCTTCCTCCAGCTCTGACTCAGACTCTGATTCCTCAAGCAGTTCTGATCAAGGCCCTCCgaagaagagaaaaaagaagaaatga